In Halorhabdus rudnickae, the following proteins share a genomic window:
- a CDS encoding type 1 glutamine amidotransferase → MSAPSLTLIDASIGSTPALRNVRRETSLSVIHWKVSEEEMPPVPDSGEWTDDGVVISGSQTAVYDDEPWIERTEAWVRQAVAADVPVLGICWGHQLLAQALGGRVEPMDRYELGYATIDPVADDLLFDGIEDTFVAFESHSDAVIELPDNARLLAENERAIQAFRVQNARGVQFHPEYDIETARWVVQNKEDELAAERFEQLLDSITAETHTETASARRVFENFESLVRQRG, encoded by the coding sequence ATGAGCGCGCCGAGTCTCACGCTCATAGACGCCTCGATCGGGTCGACGCCAGCGCTGCGGAACGTGCGTCGAGAGACCTCGCTTTCGGTCATCCACTGGAAGGTCAGCGAGGAGGAGATGCCACCAGTTCCGGACTCGGGCGAGTGGACCGACGACGGAGTCGTGATTTCCGGGTCCCAAACCGCCGTCTACGACGACGAGCCGTGGATCGAGCGGACGGAAGCGTGGGTCAGACAGGCCGTGGCCGCCGACGTGCCGGTGCTTGGCATCTGTTGGGGCCACCAACTCCTCGCCCAGGCCCTGGGCGGGCGCGTCGAGCCCATGGATCGCTACGAACTCGGCTACGCCACGATCGATCCCGTCGCCGACGACCTGCTCTTCGACGGGATCGAAGACACCTTCGTCGCGTTCGAGAGCCATTCCGACGCCGTGATCGAACTGCCCGATAACGCCCGACTCCTCGCCGAGAACGAGCGGGCGATCCAGGCCTTTCGGGTCCAGAACGCCCGTGGCGTCCAGTTCCACCCCGAGTACGACATTGAGACCGCTCGATGGGTCGTCCAGAACAAGGAGGACGAACTCGCTGCAGAACGGTTCGAGCAGCTCCTCGATTCGATCACGGCCGAAACCCACACCGAAACGGCGTCGGCCAGGCGCGTCTTCGAGAACTTCGAGAGTCTTGTTCGACAGCGAGGCTGA
- a CDS encoding PAS domain S-box protein, which translates to MQQEQSTSFGILLSPSVTNIHYNTVMNYRTGKIHVLHVDDEPSLTNLMSDILGREDDQISVTTATSAREGLEYLTDTDIDCIISDYDMPGQNGIEFLETVRKDWGDLPFILYTGKGSEEVAADAISAGVTDYHQKRGGAEQYRLLANRVVNAVEKSRATKYIERQNDLFTKAQNIASVGAWEYDIETDAFYNSEEVLRIHGLSPAEDITAEKSFTYYHPDDRPRIRNAFQQAIEAGESYDLELRLIDDDGNIRWVRTLGEPQTEDGKLVRVRGTIQDITEHKERQQELNEQKERAEQFFESAGNIMVVLNRDGTIGRINERGSDLLGYEQSELVGSDWFDRVIPEQIEGELDEIFSEFWKDDSETIEKNTNYIETKGGQKSFVKWHNTTLRDSQGNITGVLSTGIDITERKERQQELQRTNAVLSTLFETLPVGVLAADADRNVVAANERLFDLLNLSGSPEAVVGADFEQLLARASDLFVGSEAFLRRTNELVNSGESVHNEELSLQDGRTFARDHELLDLPEGDGHFWVYRDITEQLERETQLREMISRHETLFDNSPDMIDVLDSDGKLRDVNRRFCEELGYDENEMLGQYIWEIDQLVDAEDVTELLTDFALNERRKFDGRYERRDGSTVPIEVHLLRLDIKGEDRFLAISRDITERKQHEQQLERTNTVFRTIVENLPMGVLVEDAERDILITNDQLGEILGTPLAGEDLIGRDCWTVAKELQDRFADPERFIDVLNERVTQREPVHGEELHLADGRVLERDYLPYSLPKGEANFWLYRDITERKERARTTTTEQAS; encoded by the coding sequence ATGCAGCAAGAGCAATCTACCTCGTTCGGAATACTTTTATCCCCATCTGTGACGAATATTCATTATAACACAGTCATGAACTACAGGACTGGCAAAATTCACGTGCTTCATGTTGATGATGAGCCGAGTTTAACTAATCTCATGTCTGATATTTTAGGACGGGAGGACGACCAGATTTCTGTGACGACCGCGACCAGCGCTCGCGAAGGACTCGAATATCTCACTGATACCGACATTGATTGTATCATTTCTGACTACGATATGCCCGGCCAGAATGGGATTGAATTTCTCGAAACCGTCCGGAAGGACTGGGGAGATCTCCCGTTTATCCTCTATACGGGGAAAGGGTCCGAAGAGGTAGCTGCCGATGCAATTAGTGCGGGCGTGACTGATTATCACCAAAAGAGAGGAGGGGCTGAACAATACCGCCTCTTAGCAAACCGTGTAGTGAACGCTGTCGAGAAGTCTCGGGCAACCAAATACATTGAACGACAGAACGATCTGTTCACAAAAGCTCAGAATATCGCCAGTGTTGGTGCCTGGGAATATGATATCGAGACAGATGCGTTCTATAATTCCGAAGAAGTGCTTCGAATACATGGTCTCTCTCCGGCTGAGGATATAACTGCAGAGAAATCCTTCACGTACTATCACCCAGACGATCGACCACGCATCCGTAACGCATTCCAGCAGGCAATTGAGGCAGGCGAGTCCTACGACCTGGAGTTGCGGTTGATCGATGACGATGGAAATATACGGTGGGTCCGGACACTAGGCGAACCCCAGACCGAGGATGGCAAACTCGTCAGAGTCCGGGGGACAATTCAAGATATCACCGAACACAAAGAACGCCAACAGGAACTCAACGAACAAAAAGAACGAGCAGAGCAGTTTTTCGAATCCGCAGGGAACATTATGGTCGTCCTCAACCGTGACGGGACTATTGGTCGAATCAATGAACGAGGAAGCGACCTCCTCGGATACGAGCAGTCAGAACTCGTCGGATCCGATTGGTTCGACCGTGTCATTCCCGAACAGATTGAGGGCGAACTCGACGAGATATTCTCAGAGTTCTGGAAAGACGACTCAGAAACTATCGAAAAGAATACGAACTATATCGAAACGAAAGGGGGCCAAAAATCATTCGTCAAGTGGCATAACACGACATTACGGGACTCACAAGGGAACATAACGGGAGTACTCTCCACCGGGATCGACATTACCGAACGCAAGGAACGCCAGCAGGAACTCCAACGGACGAATGCTGTGCTCTCGACGTTGTTCGAGACGCTCCCAGTCGGCGTCCTTGCCGCAGATGCTGACCGGAACGTGGTTGCAGCCAACGAACGTCTGTTTGACCTCCTCAATCTATCCGGTTCACCAGAAGCTGTTGTTGGTGCCGACTTCGAACAACTTCTCGCCCGTGCTAGCGATTTGTTTGTTGGGTCAGAAGCGTTCCTCAGGCGAACCAATGAGCTGGTAAACAGTGGTGAATCTGTCCACAACGAGGAGTTGTCACTCCAAGATGGGCGGACATTCGCTCGCGATCACGAACTATTAGACCTCCCAGAGGGTGACGGTCACTTCTGGGTATACCGAGACATTACCGAGCAGTTAGAGCGTGAAACCCAGCTTCGTGAGATGATCTCCCGGCACGAAACGTTGTTCGATAATTCTCCAGATATGATCGATGTCCTCGATTCGGATGGGAAGTTACGCGACGTCAATCGCCGTTTCTGTGAAGAACTAGGATATGACGAAAACGAGATGCTCGGACAATATATTTGGGAGATAGATCAACTGGTTGATGCCGAAGATGTGACGGAGCTCCTTACGGACTTCGCGCTCAATGAGCGGCGAAAGTTCGACGGCCGATACGAACGCCGTGACGGATCGACAGTCCCTATCGAGGTTCACCTCCTTCGGTTGGACATCAAAGGCGAAGACCGATTTCTGGCGATCAGTCGGGACATTACCGAGCGCAAGCAACACGAACAACAGCTTGAACGGACAAATACTGTTTTCCGGACGATCGTCGAGAACCTGCCGATGGGCGTGCTTGTCGAAGACGCCGAACGGGACATTCTTATCACGAACGATCAGTTGGGGGAGATCCTCGGCACTCCGCTGGCCGGCGAGGACCTCATCGGACGTGACTGTTGGACGGTAGCCAAAGAACTGCAGGATCGGTTTGCCGATCCTGAAAGATTCATCGATGTGCTCAACGAGCGAGTTACGCAGCGAGAGCCGGTTCACGGCGAAGAGCTACACCTCGCCGACGGTCGCGTGCTCGAACGGGATTACCTGCCGTACAGCCTGCCCAAGGGCGAAGCCAACTTCTGGCTATACCGCGATATCACGGAACGGAAAGAGAGAGCAAGAACTACGACAACAGAACAAGCGTCTTGA
- a CDS encoding sensor histidine kinase → MLTLARQGQQVSDMEPIDLGSFVETCWAKVETATATVVADIDTTIQADPSRVGQLLENLMRNAVEHGSEDVTVRVGPLPDGFYVEDDGPGIPKDKRENVFEPGYSESQGGTGFGLAIVRQIAYAHNWEVQVTESPDGGARFEFARVREAVS, encoded by the coding sequence ATGCTCACACTAGCACGACAGGGACAGCAGGTGAGCGATATGGAACCGATCGATCTCGGCAGTTTCGTCGAGACCTGCTGGGCGAAGGTCGAGACAGCCACAGCAACAGTCGTTGCTGATATCGATACCACGATACAGGCGGATCCAAGCCGGGTAGGCCAACTGCTGGAGAATCTGATGCGTAATGCGGTCGAACACGGTAGCGAAGATGTGACTGTCCGAGTCGGGCCTCTCCCGGATGGGTTCTACGTGGAGGATGACGGACCCGGCATCCCCAAAGACAAGCGCGAAAACGTGTTCGAACCAGGCTACTCGGAAAGCCAAGGTGGAACAGGCTTCGGGTTAGCAATCGTCAGACAGATCGCCTACGCCCACAACTGGGAGGTGCAGGTGACTGAGAGTCCAGACGGCGGTGCACGCTTCGAGTTTGCGCGTGTCAGAGAAGCAGTCTCATAG
- a CDS encoding peroxiredoxin — protein MKSDTADERSIPLIGDQFPDIEVETTHGEISLPEDCAGEWIVLFSHPGDFTPVCTSEFVAFEDRREEFEQRNANLIGLSVDRVHSHLKWVDWIDEEIGVDIGFPIIADESGRVGEQLGMIQSGAGTSTVRAVFVIDPEGVVRQVLYYPEEIGRNIDEILRSLDALQKSDNEGVATPANWPENERFGDRVLLPPPGTRDDVDAREAEADDDGYEQYDWWFTLSEQ, from the coding sequence ATGAAATCCGACACAGCGGACGAGCGTTCGATCCCCCTGATCGGCGACCAGTTTCCCGACATCGAGGTCGAGACGACCCACGGAGAGATCTCCTTGCCCGAGGACTGCGCGGGCGAGTGGATCGTACTGTTCAGCCACCCGGGTGACTTCACCCCGGTCTGTACGAGCGAGTTCGTCGCCTTCGAGGACCGACGCGAGGAGTTCGAGCAGCGAAATGCCAATCTGATCGGTCTCTCGGTCGATCGCGTCCACTCCCATCTAAAGTGGGTCGACTGGATTGACGAGGAGATCGGCGTCGACATCGGCTTCCCGATCATCGCCGACGAGAGTGGCCGGGTCGGCGAGCAACTCGGCATGATCCAGTCCGGGGCCGGTACCAGCACTGTGCGGGCAGTATTCGTCATCGATCCCGAGGGCGTCGTCCGACAGGTCCTGTACTATCCCGAGGAGATCGGTCGGAACATCGACGAGATCCTGCGCTCGCTGGATGCCCTCCAGAAGAGCGACAACGAGGGTGTCGCGACGCCGGCAAACTGGCCCGAGAACGAACGATTCGGCGATCGGGTCCTCCTACCGCCGCCGGGCACGCGCGATGACGTCGACGCTCGTGAGGCCGAGGCCGACGACGATGGCTACGAGCAGTACGACTGGTGGTTCACGCTTTCCGAGCAGTAG
- a CDS encoding YeiH family protein, with product MIRQSVRLLPGIALLVAGAALAHGLSATLLGINELLVAVGLGVLLGNVVGVPEWASAGLNTQKLWLETGIVLMGARIAIGQLFAVGVELLALVVGFLAFSLLFVEVVARNVFGIPERLGSLLAAGYSVCGVSAIVAVSSGVRAKSEQIAYAVGTILLFDAVTLAVYPAIGRFLDLPDIVFGTWAGISMVSTGPVVAAGFAYSPQAGQWATVTKLGRNVFIGVVAVCYAVYYARRYGTDSGADDWRYLWSQFPKFVVGFVIVAAVASVGLLTEADVARLEATYQWLFLLAFVGLGTNIELATMRKTGVQPLLVVLTALVTVSALSLLASLVVFA from the coding sequence ATGATACGCCAGTCCGTCCGGTTGCTTCCCGGGATCGCTTTGTTGGTCGCTGGCGCGGCTCTCGCCCACGGGCTTTCGGCGACGCTGTTGGGAATCAACGAGTTGCTCGTGGCCGTCGGCTTGGGTGTCCTGCTCGGGAATGTGGTGGGCGTCCCCGAGTGGGCCAGCGCCGGCCTCAACACCCAGAAACTCTGGCTGGAGACCGGGATCGTGCTCATGGGGGCTCGGATCGCGATCGGCCAGCTGTTCGCGGTTGGTGTGGAACTGCTCGCCCTGGTCGTCGGTTTCCTGGCCTTTAGCCTGTTGTTCGTCGAGGTGGTCGCGCGCAACGTCTTCGGGATTCCAGAGCGCCTTGGTTCCTTGCTGGCGGCAGGCTACTCGGTTTGTGGCGTGTCGGCCATCGTCGCCGTCTCGAGTGGCGTTCGCGCGAAAAGCGAGCAGATCGCCTATGCCGTCGGGACGATCCTGCTGTTCGATGCGGTGACGCTGGCAGTGTACCCAGCGATCGGTCGGTTTCTCGATCTCCCGGACATCGTCTTCGGGACCTGGGCCGGGATCAGTATGGTGAGTACGGGGCCTGTTGTGGCTGCGGGCTTCGCCTACTCGCCCCAGGCCGGACAGTGGGCGACCGTCACGAAATTGGGCCGGAACGTCTTCATCGGTGTCGTGGCCGTCTGCTACGCCGTCTACTACGCCCGACGGTACGGAACCGACAGCGGGGCCGACGACTGGCGGTACCTCTGGTCGCAGTTCCCGAAGTTCGTCGTCGGCTTCGTCATCGTCGCCGCGGTCGCCAGTGTGGGCCTGCTCACCGAGGCCGACGTCGCTCGGCTCGAAGCGACCTACCAGTGGCTGTTCCTCCTGGCGTTCGTCGGGCTTGGGACGAATATCGAACTCGCGACGATGCGCAAAACTGGCGTGCAGCCGCTGCTGGTCGTGCTCACGGCGCTCGTGACCGTCAGCGCCCTCTCGCTGCTTGCGTCTCTGGTCGTCTTCGCCTGA
- a CDS encoding radical SAM protein has product MELAYGPVPSRRLGQGLGINTIPPTTCSYACIYCQLGSTTTTEVDRQEFFSPDEIVGSVRERVEAVRAAGETIDFLSIVPDGEPTLDAALGETIDRLQGLDIDVAVISNGSLMTKPEVRADLAKADWVSLKADAGTAETCREIDRPNGMLSFDEIRRGMVAFSDSFEGTLTTETMLVDGVNDSESALRATADLVASVDPDTAYLAVPTRPPAEDWVDPAGEQALAAAYAIFEEQLDHVEYLIGAEGSTFAATGAVREDVLGVTAVHPMRESGLADLLERDDADWAVVEELLDAGELLERTYGEETFYLRPIQTMEE; this is encoded by the coding sequence ATGGAACTCGCGTACGGTCCCGTCCCTTCGCGTCGGCTCGGCCAGGGTCTCGGTATCAATACTATTCCGCCCACAACCTGTAGCTATGCCTGCATTTACTGTCAGCTTGGATCGACGACGACCACCGAGGTCGACCGTCAGGAGTTCTTTTCCCCGGACGAAATCGTTGGGTCCGTCCGCGAGCGCGTCGAAGCGGTCCGGGCCGCTGGTGAGACGATCGATTTCCTCTCTATCGTCCCCGACGGCGAGCCCACGCTCGATGCCGCCCTCGGCGAGACGATCGACCGACTCCAGGGACTCGACATCGACGTGGCAGTCATCTCGAACGGGTCGCTGATGACAAAGCCCGAGGTCAGAGCCGACCTTGCAAAGGCCGACTGGGTGTCGCTGAAAGCCGACGCGGGCACCGCCGAGACCTGCCGGGAAATCGATCGCCCCAACGGGATGCTGTCGTTCGATGAGATCAGGCGTGGAATGGTCGCCTTTAGCGATAGCTTCGAAGGAACGCTGACCACAGAGACGATGCTTGTCGACGGCGTCAACGACAGCGAGTCAGCACTGCGGGCGACCGCGGACCTGGTCGCCTCGGTTGATCCAGACACGGCGTATCTGGCGGTCCCGACTCGACCACCTGCGGAGGACTGGGTGGACCCTGCAGGCGAGCAGGCCCTCGCCGCCGCCTACGCCATCTTCGAGGAGCAACTCGATCACGTCGAGTACCTCATCGGTGCCGAGGGGTCGACCTTCGCCGCGACGGGTGCCGTTCGCGAAGACGTGCTCGGCGTTACGGCCGTCCACCCCATGCGAGAATCGGGACTTGCGGACCTCCTCGAACGCGACGACGCCGACTGGGCAGTCGTCGAGGAGTTACTCGACGCGGGCGAACTACTCGAACGGACCTACGGTGAGGAGACGTTTTACCTTCGACCAATACAGACAATGGAAGAGTGA